The Chitinivorax tropicus genome includes a region encoding these proteins:
- a CDS encoding Glu/Leu/Phe/Val family dehydrogenase: MSVFTHVDFDQHEQVVYAHDAKTGLKAIIAIHNTHLGPAMGGCRMWAYAHDDDALTDALRLARGMTYKNAVAQLPIGGGKTVIIGNAKTDKSPELFQALGEAIQRLGGRYITAEDVGTSPADMREVNKTTRFVLGTSQENGDPSPFTALGCFVGAQAAIQHRLGRSDFEGLTVALQGLGHVGWHYAQQLHDAGAKLIVTDIDTAILERAKTELKADVVAPDAIYDVDADIYAPCALGATINAGTLGRLKCKIIAGAANNQLKTAALGADLRDKGILYAPDFVINAGGIIKVCYDYLGKSLADVDSHVRRIHHTLLEVFERADHAGQSTSVIADQMAEARFKQQETCTA, translated from the coding sequence ATGCCAAGACCGGCCTGAAAGCCATCATTGCAATTCACAATACCCACCTGGGGCCAGCCATGGGGGGCTGCCGGATGTGGGCGTACGCACATGATGACGATGCGTTGACCGATGCACTGCGGCTTGCCCGTGGCATGACTTACAAAAATGCCGTGGCACAATTGCCCATTGGCGGCGGCAAAACGGTCATCATCGGCAATGCCAAAACGGACAAGTCACCCGAACTGTTCCAGGCTTTGGGCGAAGCCATTCAACGCCTGGGCGGGCGTTACATCACGGCAGAAGATGTCGGCACGTCGCCTGCTGACATGCGTGAAGTCAATAAGACCACGCGCTTTGTGCTGGGCACATCGCAAGAGAATGGCGATCCCTCGCCTTTCACCGCACTGGGTTGCTTTGTTGGTGCGCAGGCCGCCATTCAACACAGACTGGGCCGCTCGGATTTTGAAGGATTGACGGTTGCGTTGCAGGGCCTGGGCCATGTGGGCTGGCACTATGCCCAGCAATTGCATGATGCAGGTGCCAAGCTGATCGTGACCGATATCGACACCGCGATTTTGGAACGCGCCAAAACCGAATTGAAAGCCGATGTCGTCGCGCCTGACGCCATCTATGATGTCGATGCCGACATCTACGCCCCTTGCGCACTGGGCGCCACCATCAATGCCGGCACCTTGGGGCGTCTGAAGTGCAAGATCATCGCGGGCGCCGCCAACAATCAGTTGAAAACAGCAGCACTGGGCGCTGATCTACGCGACAAGGGCATCTTGTATGCCCCTGACTTTGTCATCAACGCGGGAGGCATCATCAAGGTTTGCTATGACTACCTTGGCAAATCGCTGGCAGATGTGGACAGCCACGTACGGCGTATCCACCACACGCTGCTGGAGGTCTTTGAACGTGCTGACCATGCAGGCCAGTCCACCAGTGTGATTGCGGATCAAATGGCGGAGGCCCGATTCAAGCAGCAGGAAACCTGCACGGCATGA
- a CDS encoding sterol desaturase family protein — MAIDPGLILLALAPIFVLTIAIEAWYWHGKRAMYTWRDTLSNAALALMHQASDALFLWAFVKTAYLWVYQHGPQWVAMPNPWGVVCLFILQDFLYYWFHRASHRIRWMWASHVVHHSSERMNFSTAFRQSLTYPLSGMWLFWLPLAWVGFPPEWVILAVGLSLAYQFFVHTQAVGKLGWVEWIFNTPSHHRAHHGRNPQYIDKNYAGVLIIWDRLFGTFEAEVAPPDYGIIRPIHSHNPLLLTFHEWRDMLQAAWQYHDLRFLWKPPEWSRDQPNGQIPPKQASDVI, encoded by the coding sequence ATGGCAATCGATCCTGGACTCATCCTACTGGCACTTGCGCCGATTTTTGTGCTGACCATCGCCATCGAAGCCTGGTACTGGCATGGAAAACGCGCCATGTATACTTGGCGCGATACTTTGTCCAATGCAGCACTGGCCTTGATGCATCAGGCATCCGATGCCCTTTTTCTATGGGCCTTTGTCAAAACCGCCTATCTGTGGGTATACCAGCACGGTCCGCAATGGGTTGCCATGCCCAATCCATGGGGGGTGGTTTGCCTATTCATCCTGCAGGATTTCCTCTACTACTGGTTTCATCGTGCCAGCCACCGCATTCGCTGGATGTGGGCCTCGCATGTCGTCCACCACTCATCCGAACGGATGAATTTCTCGACGGCCTTCCGACAAAGCCTCACCTATCCGCTATCCGGCATGTGGCTGTTCTGGCTGCCTCTGGCGTGGGTTGGTTTTCCGCCTGAGTGGGTCATCCTGGCGGTAGGGCTGTCGCTTGCCTATCAATTTTTCGTGCATACCCAGGCCGTCGGCAAACTTGGCTGGGTCGAGTGGATCTTCAACACCCCCTCCCATCACCGGGCGCATCATGGCCGCAACCCACAATACATCGATAAGAACTATGCAGGCGTGCTGATCATCTGGGACAGACTATTTGGAACCTTTGAAGCAGAAGTCGCCCCCCCAGACTATGGAATCATCCGCCCCATCCATAGCCATAACCCGCTCCTGCTGACCTTTCATGAGTGGCGGGACATGCTCCAAGCCGCCTGGCAATATCATGATCTGCGGTTCTTGTGGAAACCGCCAGAATGGTCCCGCGATCAGCCCAATGGACAAATACCGCCCAAACAGGCCTCAGATGTTATATAA
- a CDS encoding cell division protein ZapA produces the protein MKNLDITIMGRDFRIACPEQEEASLMMAVDLLDGRIESIKRDGKVVGADRIAIMAALNIAHEMLSMKMSGTDVGMTEFRQRLLHMQEVIDQAMLEQNRLF, from the coding sequence ATGAAAAACCTCGACATCACCATCATGGGGCGTGATTTTCGGATCGCCTGCCCCGAACAGGAAGAAGCATCACTGATGATGGCCGTCGATCTACTCGATGGCCGCATTGAATCCATCAAGCGCGATGGCAAAGTGGTCGGCGCCGACCGCATTGCCATCATGGCGGCACTGAATATCGCTCATGAAATGCTCAGCATGAAAATGTCAGGCACGGACGTGGGCATGACGGAGTTCCGTCAACGCCTGCTACACATGCAGGAAGTCATCGACCAGGCCATGTTGGAGCAAAATCGCTTGTTCTGA
- a CDS encoding 5-formyltetrahydrofolate cyclo-ligase — translation MIAADPVPDHQVALLEKSRLRRELKQARARYSANQRQFAADQLLRRALKHGLLQRYRRIGFYIPMPSEIDLLPLINQALWMGCECYLPVVPPARNRLMRFTRIHADHAWYLNRYRIPEIAAPQSLGARQLDLIFVPLVGVDQEGFRLGMGGGFYDTTLAFRRLRSCWKKPVLIGAAFDCQRVSRVPREPWDMPLDFLLTESTYTKFRHNRAK, via the coding sequence ATGATCGCTGCTGATCCTGTCCCAGACCATCAGGTCGCCCTGCTCGAAAAATCACGATTAAGACGCGAACTCAAACAAGCCAGAGCGCGTTACTCTGCCAATCAACGACAATTTGCCGCTGACCAGCTGTTACGACGTGCGCTCAAGCATGGCTTGTTACAGCGTTACCGCCGCATTGGGTTTTATATTCCGATGCCGAGCGAGATCGATCTCTTGCCCCTGATCAACCAGGCTTTGTGGATGGGGTGCGAGTGTTACCTCCCGGTCGTGCCACCCGCCCGTAACCGGCTGATGCGTTTCACCCGCATCCATGCCGACCATGCCTGGTACCTCAACCGCTACCGCATCCCGGAAATCGCTGCCCCACAATCCCTCGGCGCTCGTCAGCTGGATCTGATCTTTGTACCGCTGGTCGGCGTGGATCAGGAAGGTTTCCGCCTGGGAATGGGTGGGGGGTTTTACGATACAACCCTGGCCTTTCGGCGGCTGCGTAGCTGCTGGAAGAAACCTGTCCTGATCGGGGCTGCGTTCGACTGTCAGCGTGTCAGCCGCGTCCCTCGCGAGCCCTGGGATATGCCATTGGATTTCCTACTCACTGAGTCAACATATACCAAATTCCGTCATAACCGCGCAAAGTAA
- a CDS encoding ABC transporter substrate-binding protein has translation MTMLLRLLAALLVTMLTVPSWAEPTSITIVQVLDLSGPNGDTGKDYMTGAKVYFDSINAKGGVDGRRIQHVFRDDQGNPALTTQLTNQLIDDYQPAALFGYLGNDGVTAMLNTPRINRSGIPLVAPYTGLNVSSDTTRIFHIRAGLEDETRKIIRMAINNGLEKLAVFHGNDSLGRAGMKAIEQALASEKKPLLAHVAYTGQQINQSVKEIWQAKPQAVILAAPTIATANFVREYRKVSPGTMFFALSSINHQTLQEFLGTPQAAQGIAVTTVIPSPSNPTTAIAREHIKAMKIYRDEAPSYATLEGFIAAKYLVEALRKAGSQDPQQVAKALTTTRHLDLGGYLLDFSSDAKRGSRYVDLAVFSRSGVLTN, from the coding sequence ATGACTATGCTATTGCGCCTGCTGGCCGCGCTGCTCGTCACAATGCTCACCGTTCCCTCATGGGCGGAGCCCACATCCATCACGATCGTGCAAGTATTGGATCTATCCGGCCCCAATGGCGACACGGGGAAAGACTACATGACCGGCGCCAAAGTCTATTTCGACTCGATCAACGCCAAAGGCGGGGTGGATGGGCGACGCATCCAACATGTGTTTCGGGACGACCAAGGTAACCCTGCGCTGACCACCCAGCTGACCAATCAGCTGATTGATGATTACCAGCCCGCCGCACTGTTCGGTTATCTGGGTAATGATGGTGTGACTGCGATGCTGAATACGCCTCGCATCAATCGGAGTGGTATTCCTCTGGTTGCCCCTTACACTGGGCTCAATGTGTCTTCGGACACCACGCGTATCTTTCATATCCGAGCAGGGCTTGAGGATGAGACACGCAAGATCATCCGCATGGCCATCAACAATGGTCTGGAGAAGCTGGCTGTGTTCCATGGCAACGACAGCCTTGGCCGCGCGGGCATGAAAGCAATCGAACAGGCACTCGCCAGCGAGAAGAAACCGTTGTTGGCACATGTGGCCTACACCGGCCAGCAGATCAATCAATCCGTCAAGGAGATCTGGCAAGCCAAGCCACAGGCCGTCATTCTGGCGGCACCAACCATTGCCACTGCCAACTTCGTCCGTGAATACCGGAAGGTCAGCCCAGGCACGATGTTCTTCGCACTGTCCTCGATCAACCACCAGACCCTGCAGGAGTTCCTGGGCACGCCTCAGGCAGCACAGGGGATTGCCGTGACCACTGTGATCCCATCCCCCAGTAACCCGACCACCGCCATTGCGCGTGAGCACATCAAAGCCATGAAGATATACCGTGACGAAGCCCCTTCTTATGCTACGTTGGAGGGCTTCATCGCGGCCAAATATCTCGTCGAGGCATTGCGCAAAGCCGGCAGCCAAGATCCACAACAGGTGGCCAAGGCTCTGACCACCACCCGCCACCTCGACCTGGGGGGATACCTGCTCGATTTCAGCAGCGATGCCAAACGCGGCTCGCGTTATGTCGATCTGGCGGTCTTCAGCCGCTCTGGCGTCTTGACCAATTGA
- a CDS encoding MipA/OmpV family protein, translating into MKRLILTLSIAVTNASLAAEAPLWEAGLGVAAIDLPDYRGSDERSRYLLPIPYFVYRGDRLKVDRNAIRGVLIDQPTWQIELSGNGTPPVNSKHNHARAGMPDLNPLAELGMVTKLRLSDTNWLGATPSLHLPIRAAYTLQRQPRYIGMTAGLRLNLDWPAQASTAGWNTALQFGPGYSSRAYQDYFYGVAPAHATSERPAYQGRSGYDGVQLTWSASKRVGQVWLGAFVRTDHLQGAAFDDSPLLKQRHTVSAGLGVAWVLGQSRQMVDAAD; encoded by the coding sequence ATGAAGCGACTAATCCTCACACTGAGCATCGCCGTGACCAACGCCAGTCTGGCCGCTGAAGCACCCCTATGGGAGGCTGGGCTGGGCGTGGCCGCCATCGATTTGCCCGACTATCGCGGCTCGGACGAACGCAGCCGTTATCTGCTTCCCATCCCCTACTTCGTCTATCGCGGCGACCGTCTGAAAGTTGATCGCAACGCGATACGAGGCGTGCTGATCGACCAGCCCACTTGGCAGATCGAGCTGAGCGGCAATGGCACGCCCCCCGTGAACAGCAAGCACAACCACGCCCGCGCCGGCATGCCCGACCTCAACCCCTTGGCCGAGCTTGGCATGGTGACCAAGCTGCGCCTGTCAGACACAAACTGGCTGGGTGCTACGCCATCATTGCATCTGCCGATCAGAGCCGCCTATACCTTGCAACGACAACCACGCTACATTGGTATGACCGCCGGTCTGCGGCTGAATCTGGATTGGCCTGCGCAGGCATCGACAGCAGGGTGGAATACGGCCCTGCAGTTTGGGCCCGGCTACAGTAGCCGCGCCTATCAGGATTATTTCTATGGCGTGGCGCCCGCCCATGCCACCAGTGAGCGGCCAGCCTATCAAGGCAGATCAGGCTATGATGGCGTGCAATTGACCTGGTCTGCCTCAAAGCGTGTTGGCCAGGTCTGGCTGGGTGCCTTTGTCCGCACCGACCATCTGCAAGGTGCCGCCTTTGACGACAGCCCGTTGCTGAAGCAACGCCACACCGTCAGCGCTGGGCTGGGCGTCGCCTGGGTGCTGGGTCAATCAAGACAGATGGTCGATGCAGCCGATTAG
- a CDS encoding EVE domain-containing protein: MRYWLMKSEPDDCSIDDLAALPNQSVAWYGVRNYQARNFMRDQMGVDDLALFYHSSCAAPGIAGIVRISKKAYPDETQFDPSSRFFDPKASRDNPRWLNVDVQLVRKTRLMALAEMRQLPELATMIVLQKGNRLSITPVDPGHWRFIEARLG; this comes from the coding sequence ATGCGCTACTGGCTAATGAAAAGCGAGCCCGACGATTGTTCAATCGATGATCTGGCGGCATTACCCAATCAATCGGTCGCTTGGTATGGCGTACGTAACTATCAGGCACGTAATTTCATGCGTGATCAAATGGGGGTGGACGATCTGGCCCTGTTTTACCACTCCAGCTGCGCAGCACCCGGCATCGCAGGCATCGTGCGGATCAGCAAGAAAGCCTACCCTGATGAAACCCAATTCGACCCAAGCTCACGTTTCTTCGACCCGAAGGCGAGCCGGGACAATCCACGCTGGCTGAATGTCGATGTGCAACTTGTCCGCAAGACACGGCTGATGGCACTTGCGGAGATGCGGCAGCTACCAGAGCTGGCCACGATGATCGTCCTGCAAAAAGGCAATCGCCTATCCATCACACCAGTGGACCCGGGACATTGGCGATTCATCGAGGCGCGACTCGGCTGA
- a CDS encoding sulfite exporter TauE/SafE family protein, with the protein MTDFLSIFMWAYLGIGIGAGFLAGLLGVGGGLIIVPMLVFCFEQQGFHDPLHLALGTSLASILFTSLSSIRAHHGRQAVNWQIVRRITPGILVGTFLGAQIAGALPTTPLKWFFIVFIFYVAVQMLLNIKPQPSRGLPTLPGMTGVGLGIGSVSSLVGIGGGSLSVPFMSWCNVKIHEAIGTSAAIGFPIALAGAAGYITSGWAQPSLPMGSLGYVYLPALTGIVITSVLMAGQGAKLAHTLPVAQLKKAFAVLLLAVGSKMLADML; encoded by the coding sequence ATGACTGACTTCCTTTCGATTTTCATGTGGGCGTACCTGGGCATCGGTATCGGGGCAGGCTTTCTCGCGGGCCTGCTGGGCGTAGGAGGCGGGCTGATCATCGTCCCAATGCTGGTTTTCTGCTTCGAGCAGCAGGGGTTTCACGATCCGCTCCACCTGGCCTTGGGGACTTCCTTGGCCAGCATTCTGTTCACATCCCTATCCAGCATTCGCGCCCATCATGGCCGACAGGCCGTCAACTGGCAGATTGTGCGGCGGATCACGCCAGGCATCCTGGTCGGTACATTTCTTGGTGCCCAGATCGCCGGAGCCCTGCCCACCACGCCCCTCAAGTGGTTTTTCATCGTGTTCATCTTTTATGTCGCGGTGCAAATGCTGTTGAATATCAAGCCGCAACCCAGCCGGGGCTTGCCCACCCTCCCAGGCATGACCGGCGTGGGATTGGGGATAGGCAGCGTATCCAGCCTGGTTGGCATTGGCGGAGGCTCGCTGTCAGTGCCATTCATGAGCTGGTGCAATGTCAAAATCCATGAGGCCATCGGAACATCCGCAGCCATCGGCTTTCCCATCGCATTGGCCGGGGCGGCGGGCTATATCACCAGCGGCTGGGCTCAGCCCAGCCTGCCAATGGGTAGCCTGGGCTATGTGTATTTACCCGCGCTAACTGGTATTGTGATCACCAGCGTGCTGATGGCCGGGCAAGGCGCCAAGTTAGCCCACACATTGCCGGTGGCGCAATTGAAAAAAGCATTCGCCGTCCTCTTGCTGGCCGTTGGCAGCAAAATGCTGGCGGACATGCTCTGA
- the pip gene encoding prolyl aminopeptidase has protein sequence MRTQLYPPIAPFNQGMLKLDDIHTMYFEESGNPQGVPVVFLHGGPGAGSSPKHRQFFDPAFYRIVVFDQRGAGRSTPLGELKDNTTGHLVADIEALRRHLGIDKWLVFGGSWGSTLSLAYAEAHPERVLGLVLRGIFLCRDSEIDWFMHGIRNIFPDHWKTFSEFLPAEERSDLLTNYYRRLTDPDPAIHMPAARVWSHYEGACCTLLPDESLLSSHFDDDNVALGLARIEAHYFMNKIFQPDNHLLDSIGRIRHLPAVIVQGRYDIVCPPITAWDLHQAWPEAEYIVVHDAGHAAWEPGICSELVKACERFKETLA, from the coding sequence ATGCGTACCCAACTCTATCCTCCCATCGCCCCTTTCAACCAAGGCATGCTCAAGCTGGATGACATCCATACCATGTATTTCGAGGAATCCGGCAACCCGCAGGGTGTGCCGGTCGTTTTCCTGCATGGCGGGCCGGGTGCGGGCTCCAGCCCCAAGCACCGCCAGTTTTTTGACCCAGCGTTCTACCGCATCGTGGTCTTTGATCAGCGAGGTGCCGGGCGCTCCACCCCACTGGGTGAGCTGAAAGACAACACGACAGGCCATCTGGTTGCTGATATCGAAGCCCTGCGCCGTCACCTGGGCATCGACAAATGGCTGGTCTTTGGTGGATCGTGGGGGTCAACCCTGTCGCTGGCTTATGCAGAGGCTCATCCAGAACGGGTGCTGGGCCTGGTGCTGCGGGGTATTTTCCTGTGTCGTGACAGTGAAATCGATTGGTTCATGCATGGCATCCGCAATATCTTCCCTGATCACTGGAAAACGTTCTCCGAGTTTTTACCTGCTGAAGAGCGGTCGGATCTGTTGACGAACTACTATCGCCGCCTGACCGATCCTGATCCGGCCATCCATATGCCTGCAGCACGGGTTTGGAGCCATTACGAGGGCGCGTGCTGCACACTGTTGCCTGATGAAAGCCTGCTTTCCAGCCACTTTGACGACGACAATGTCGCGTTGGGTCTGGCCCGCATCGAAGCCCATTACTTCATGAACAAGATCTTCCAGCCAGACAACCATCTGCTCGACAGCATTGGTCGCATCCGGCATCTCCCGGCAGTCATCGTGCAAGGGCGCTACGACATTGTCTGCCCCCCGATCACCGCGTGGGATCTCCATCAAGCCTGGCCCGAAGCAGAATACATCGTTGTGCATGATGCAGGCCATGCGGCGTGGGAGCCAGGCATATGCAGCGAACTGGTCAAGGCGTGCGAGCGATTCAAGGAAACGCTTGCATGA
- a CDS encoding GNAT family N-acetyltransferase — protein sequence MTLSTRWAVPDDWPAVALFRYESSLAHFEHIPEVFGHLPPRPMDEQSVTNWMAKHQLTVRLACAGPTPVGFCVLRCHQPDLPGFAPFGQIMDIFIAPAYRRQGLAGTLFADMRHHLATQGIHELVLDVYDYNQEAKRLYQRLGFIPIKQTLSLSF from the coding sequence ATGACACTATCGACACGCTGGGCAGTGCCGGATGACTGGCCTGCAGTCGCATTGTTCCGATACGAAAGCAGCCTGGCCCATTTCGAGCATATACCAGAGGTGTTTGGCCATCTGCCCCCGAGGCCGATGGATGAGCAGTCGGTGACGAACTGGATGGCCAAACATCAACTCACAGTCAGATTGGCCTGCGCAGGCCCCACACCTGTCGGCTTCTGTGTATTGCGCTGCCATCAGCCCGACTTGCCTGGCTTCGCGCCTTTCGGTCAGATCATGGATATCTTCATCGCACCCGCCTACCGGCGGCAGGGGCTGGCCGGCACCTTATTTGCCGACATGCGTCACCATCTGGCGACGCAGGGCATTCATGAGCTGGTGCTGGATGTCTATGACTACAATCAGGAGGCCAAACGGCTCTATCAACGGCTCGGCTTCATCCCGATCAAGCAGACCCTGTCATTGTCTTTTTGA
- a CDS encoding glutathione S-transferase family protein: MLKGYGMSLSGNCYKVKLALTQLGLPFEWHEVDLRGGEQRTSQFLRMNPNGKVPVLQIDEQTFLPESNAILYYLGQGTPLMPQSKLEQAQVMQWLFFEQYSHEPYIAVARFIVKLAGRPASREQELQNCIVNGYKALDVMEQHLARHNFFVSNQYSIADIALYAYTHKAEDGGFSLDNYPAIRAWMSRVTQQPKHIPM, encoded by the coding sequence ATGTTGAAAGGCTATGGCATGTCCCTTTCCGGCAACTGCTACAAGGTCAAATTGGCCTTGACCCAGCTTGGCCTTCCGTTCGAGTGGCATGAGGTTGACCTGCGTGGTGGGGAACAACGCACGTCGCAGTTCCTGCGCATGAACCCCAATGGCAAAGTGCCGGTCTTGCAGATCGATGAGCAGACCTTTCTGCCAGAGTCGAATGCCATTCTGTACTACTTGGGCCAAGGCACGCCGCTCATGCCGCAAAGCAAGCTGGAACAGGCACAGGTGATGCAATGGCTGTTTTTCGAGCAATACAGCCACGAGCCCTATATCGCCGTTGCACGGTTCATCGTCAAACTGGCGGGCCGCCCAGCCAGCCGGGAACAAGAGCTGCAGAATTGCATCGTCAACGGCTATAAGGCGCTGGACGTGATGGAACAACATCTGGCCAGACATAATTTCTTTGTCAGCAACCAGTACTCGATCGCAGACATTGCACTCTATGCCTATACTCATAAGGCAGAGGACGGTGGCTTTTCGCTGGACAACTACCCCGCTATCCGGGCTTGGATGAGCCGGGTCACGCAACAGCCAAAGCACATTCCGATGTAA
- a CDS encoding glycine zipper 2TM domain-containing protein, whose amino-acid sequence MKPVLLTALCLCCQLAWADANADFNMAKQKIDADYKAALTACGEQPKAEQAACKREAKSTMQASLSDARKQKEADAKCRDCGTVISANTYEIKGEGSALGAVAGGVAGALLGKQVGKGDGNKVATVAGAAGGAYAGYKLEEHIKTKQAYEYEVKLANGKTVTIRPEPAHEQAQFKAGDKVKVNGQAIQAR is encoded by the coding sequence ATGAAGCCTGTACTCCTCACTGCACTCTGCCTCTGCTGTCAATTGGCTTGGGCAGATGCCAATGCCGATTTCAATATGGCCAAGCAGAAGATCGATGCCGATTACAAAGCCGCCCTGACAGCCTGTGGTGAACAACCAAAGGCAGAACAGGCGGCATGCAAGCGCGAGGCCAAATCCACCATGCAGGCCAGCCTGAGTGATGCGCGCAAGCAAAAGGAAGCCGATGCCAAATGCCGCGATTGCGGTACCGTGATCAGTGCCAACACGTATGAAATCAAGGGCGAAGGCTCCGCGCTGGGTGCCGTTGCCGGTGGCGTGGCGGGTGCGCTGCTGGGCAAGCAGGTCGGTAAGGGTGATGGCAATAAAGTCGCCACCGTAGCCGGGGCGGCGGGCGGCGCCTATGCCGGTTATAAACTGGAAGAGCACATAAAGACCAAACAAGCCTATGAATACGAGGTCAAGCTGGCCAATGGTAAAACCGTGACCATCCGCCCGGAGCCCGCTCACGAACAAGCCCAGTTCAAGGCTGGAGACAAAGTGAAGGTAAACGGCCAGGCCATCCAGGCGCGTTAG
- a CDS encoding transglutaminase domain-containing protein: MVSTDRPTIRFNAGSQTMPVQPGHHCEEPSALRSRYSFRHGFAWCRWCGVGLVALVASSALWAASPFADRDFSQIDQYVLAAPTPTMESPETLAHYLSQGARDDVDRARAIFRWLAENIEYDTDGFFSGHYGDLKPASVLKRRKTVCSGYTNLFTALAKLMGLNVTTIRGYAKDVAHSDGEPFEDANHDWIGIQLGDHWYLIEPTWGAGGLDDAGRFRRQFSPQYFLIEPADLADTHFAQEPRWRAPGQTTLAEFVKRIRPFAAYYQYQLGNISALDYRIQVDCSGWRVTLTTPEDVYLTTSLEQGDQHFEQQTFIQRLGGRHHILVNAPQAGEYLLRIFAKRKHEAGHQFTQALRYRLVFAQGSPFLFPVHFVTLREHAGTLISPLRSDLTLHDTVDFAIGLPTAREVSVATGNSPWVKLTRRAHGVYEGKAKISGTTLLLAKFNDSDDQYYNLASFTATSQVQPTGFTTCQPGQE, translated from the coding sequence ATGGTATCGACAGACCGCCCCACCATTCGATTCAACGCAGGCAGCCAAACCATGCCAGTGCAGCCCGGACATCACTGCGAGGAGCCTTCTGCCTTGCGTAGTCGCTATTCGTTCCGACACGGCTTTGCATGGTGCCGGTGGTGCGGTGTGGGGCTGGTGGCCTTGGTGGCATCAAGTGCGCTCTGGGCCGCCTCTCCCTTTGCAGACCGGGATTTCAGCCAAATCGACCAATATGTGTTGGCAGCGCCCACACCGACCATGGAGTCACCTGAGACCCTGGCCCATTATTTGAGCCAGGGTGCCAGAGATGATGTAGATCGCGCCAGAGCCATTTTTCGATGGTTGGCAGAAAACATCGAATACGATACCGATGGCTTTTTCTCTGGCCACTATGGTGATCTGAAACCCGCGTCGGTACTCAAACGACGCAAGACCGTGTGCTCCGGGTACACCAATCTGTTCACGGCATTGGCCAAGCTGATGGGGCTCAATGTCACCACCATTCGGGGCTACGCCAAAGATGTCGCCCACAGCGACGGCGAGCCCTTTGAGGATGCCAATCATGATTGGATCGGCATCCAGCTGGGCGATCACTGGTACTTGATCGAGCCCACTTGGGGAGCGGGCGGACTCGACGACGCCGGGCGTTTCAGGAGGCAATTCTCACCACAGTACTTCCTGATCGAGCCTGCCGATCTGGCTGACACCCATTTTGCGCAAGAGCCACGCTGGCGGGCGCCAGGTCAGACCACGCTGGCGGAATTCGTCAAACGAATTCGCCCCTTTGCGGCGTATTATCAGTATCAGCTAGGCAACATCAGCGCATTGGACTATCGCATCCAGGTGGACTGCAGCGGCTGGCGGGTCACCCTTACCACACCCGAGGATGTCTATCTGACAACCAGCCTGGAACAAGGTGATCAACACTTTGAGCAGCAGACCTTCATTCAGCGGCTAGGTGGGCGGCATCATATTCTGGTCAATGCACCGCAAGCGGGCGAGTATCTGCTACGTATTTTCGCCAAGCGCAAGCATGAAGCTGGGCATCAGTTTACCCAGGCACTACGCTATCGGCTGGTCTTTGCCCAAGGCAGCCCATTTCTGTTTCCTGTGCACTTTGTGACACTACGGGAACATGCTGGCACGCTCATTTCGCCGCTACGCAGTGATTTGACTTTGCATGACACGGTGGATTTTGCAATTGGGCTGCCCACTGCCCGCGAGGTTTCGGTGGCAACTGGCAACAGCCCATGGGTCAAGTTGACCCGCCGCGCTCATGGTGTGTATGAGGGCAAGGCAAAGATCAGTGGGACAACACTGCTTTTAGCCAAATTCAATGATTCGGATGACCAGTATTACAATCTGGCCAGTTTCACTGCCACCAGCCAAGTTCAACCGACGGGGTTCACAACCTGCCAACCCGGTCAGGAATAG